Proteins encoded within one genomic window of Sorex araneus isolate mSorAra2 chromosome 9, mSorAra2.pri, whole genome shotgun sequence:
- the CDC123 gene encoding cell division cycle protein 123 homolog isoform X2, which translates to MTLGQAPRPLPGFRFASRPSREEPAARAQPDSDDEAEEIQWSDDENTATLTAPEFPEFATKVQEAINSLGGSVFPKLNWSAPQDAYWIAMNSSLKCRTLSDIFLLFKSSDFITRDFTQPFVHCTDDSPDPCLEYELVLRKWCELIPGAEFRCFVKENKLIGVSQRDYTQHYDHISKQKDEISRGIQDFFQRHIQYKFLDEDFVFDIYRDSRGKVWLIDFNPFGEVTDPLLFTWEELVSGPALRGDDGDAPEQDAPAFRCTDSAATVQPSPYLSYRLPKDFVDLSTGEDAHKLIDFLKLKRSQQEDS; encoded by the exons ATGACCCTAGGCCAGGCCCCGCGGCCCCTTCCTGGCTTCAGGTTTGCTTCCCGCCCTTCCAGGGAGGAGCCCGCCGCACGCGCGCAGCCGGACAGCGACGACGAGGCCGAGGAGATACAG TGGTCCGATGACGAGAACACGGCCACGCTGACG GCACCCGAGTTCCCCGAGTTCGCCACGAAGGTGCAGGAAGCCATCAACTCCCTGGGCGGCAGCGTGTTCCCCAAGCTGAACTGGAGCGCCCCCCAG GACGCCTACTGGATAGCCATGAACAGTTCGCTCAAGTGCCGGACCCTCAGCGACATCTTCCTCCTGTTCAAGAGTTCCGACTTCATCACCCGGGACTTCACGCAGCC GTTTGTCCACTGCACGGATGACTCCCCGGACCCTTGCCTGGAATATGAG CTTGTTCTCCGGAAGTGGTGCGAATTAATTCCTGGGGCTGAGTTCCGGTGTTTTGTAAAGGAAAACAAGCTCATCG GCGTGTCCCAGCGGGACTACACGCAGCACTACGACCACATCTCCAAGCAGAAGGACGAGATCAGCCGCGGCATCCAGGACTTCTTCCAGAGGCACATTCAGTACAAGTTCCTGGACGAGGACT TTGTGTTCGATATCTACAGGGACAGCAGG ggcaAGGTGTGGCTGATCGACTTCAACCCCTTCGGGGAGGTGACGGACCCGCTGCTGTTCACCTGGGAGGAGCTGGTGTCAGGGCCGGCGCTGCGAGGGGATGACGGTGACGCGCCGGAGCAG GACGCGCCGGCCTTCCGCTGCACGGACAGCGCGGCCACGGTGCAGCCCAGCCCCTACCTCAGCTACCGGCTGCCCAAGGACTTCGTGGACCTGTCCACGGGGGAGGACGCGCACAAGCTCATCGACTTCCTGAAGCTG AAGCGGAGCCAGCAGGAGGACAGCTGA
- the CDC123 gene encoding cell division cycle protein 123 homolog isoform X1 gives MKKEQVLHCQFSAWYPLFRSLTIKSVILPLPQNVKDYLLDDGTLVVSGREEPAARAQPDSDDEAEEIQWSDDENTATLTAPEFPEFATKVQEAINSLGGSVFPKLNWSAPQDAYWIAMNSSLKCRTLSDIFLLFKSSDFITRDFTQPFVHCTDDSPDPCLEYELVLRKWCELIPGAEFRCFVKENKLIGVSQRDYTQHYDHISKQKDEISRGIQDFFQRHIQYKFLDEDFVFDIYRDSRGKVWLIDFNPFGEVTDPLLFTWEELVSGPALRGDDGDAPEQDAPAFRCTDSAATVQPSPYLSYRLPKDFVDLSTGEDAHKLIDFLKLKRSQQEDS, from the exons ATGAAGAAGGAGCAGGTGCTGCACTGCCAGTTCTCGGCGTGGTACCCGCTCTTCCGGAGCCTGACCATCAAGAG TGTCATCCTCCCGCTCCCCCAGAACGTGAAGGATTACCTCCTGGATGACGGGACTCTGGTGGTCTCGGGAAG GGAGGAGCCCGCCGCACGCGCGCAGCCGGACAGCGACGACGAGGCCGAGGAGATACAG TGGTCCGATGACGAGAACACGGCCACGCTGACG GCACCCGAGTTCCCCGAGTTCGCCACGAAGGTGCAGGAAGCCATCAACTCCCTGGGCGGCAGCGTGTTCCCCAAGCTGAACTGGAGCGCCCCCCAG GACGCCTACTGGATAGCCATGAACAGTTCGCTCAAGTGCCGGACCCTCAGCGACATCTTCCTCCTGTTCAAGAGTTCCGACTTCATCACCCGGGACTTCACGCAGCC GTTTGTCCACTGCACGGATGACTCCCCGGACCCTTGCCTGGAATATGAG CTTGTTCTCCGGAAGTGGTGCGAATTAATTCCTGGGGCTGAGTTCCGGTGTTTTGTAAAGGAAAACAAGCTCATCG GCGTGTCCCAGCGGGACTACACGCAGCACTACGACCACATCTCCAAGCAGAAGGACGAGATCAGCCGCGGCATCCAGGACTTCTTCCAGAGGCACATTCAGTACAAGTTCCTGGACGAGGACT TTGTGTTCGATATCTACAGGGACAGCAGG ggcaAGGTGTGGCTGATCGACTTCAACCCCTTCGGGGAGGTGACGGACCCGCTGCTGTTCACCTGGGAGGAGCTGGTGTCAGGGCCGGCGCTGCGAGGGGATGACGGTGACGCGCCGGAGCAG GACGCGCCGGCCTTCCGCTGCACGGACAGCGCGGCCACGGTGCAGCCCAGCCCCTACCTCAGCTACCGGCTGCCCAAGGACTTCGTGGACCTGTCCACGGGGGAGGACGCGCACAAGCTCATCGACTTCCTGAAGCTG AAGCGGAGCCAGCAGGAGGACAGCTGA
- the NUDT5 gene encoding ADP-sugar pyrophosphatase isoform X3 has translation MRSSLTGETRLTGLKMENQETTASSKNSRQTVLSEELIAEGEWVKLERTTYMDPTGKTRTWETVKRTTRKGPSADGVSIIPVLQRTLHHECIVLVKQFRPPMGAYCLEFPAGLIDGDESPEAAALRELEEETGYKGDVAECSPAVCLDPGLSNCTTHIVTVTINGDDAANVRPKPKPEFVEVLSLPKNDLLQRLSALVADEQLVVDSRVYAYALALQHAHSKPFEVPFLKF, from the exons A TGCGATCCTCTCTCACCGGAGAAACGAGGCTGACTGGTTTGAAAATGGAAAACCAGGAGACAACAGCTTCTTCGAAGAACTCCAGACAGACTGTTCTCTCGGAGGAG TTGATTGCAGAAGGAGAATGGGTCAAACTTGAAAGAACAACTTACATGGATCCTACGGGTAAAACGAG GACCTGGGAAACTGTGAAGCGAACCACTCGGAAGGGACCGTCGGCCGACG GCGTGTCCATCATCCCGGTGCTGCAGCGGACCCTGCACCACGAGTGCATCGTGCTGGTGAAGCAGTTCCGCCCGCCCATGGGCGCCTACTGCCTTGAGTTCCCCGCAG GCCTCATAGACGGGGATGAAAGCCCAGAAGCAGCTGCTCTccgggagctggaggaggagacgGGCTACAAAGGGGACGTTGCCGAGTGTTCTCCAG CCGTGTGTCTGGACCCGGGCCTGTCCAACTGCACCACACACATCGTCACGGTCACCATCAACGGGGACGACGCGGCCAACGTCAGGCCGAAACCGAAGCCGG AGTTTGTGGAGGTGCTCTCTCTGCCAAAGAACGACCTGCTGCAGAGGCTCAGCG cgCTGGTGGCTGACGAGCAGCTCGTGGTGGACAGCAGAGTCTACGCGTACGCCCTGGCCCTGCAGCACGCGCACTCGAAACCCTTCGAGGTGCCCTTCCTCAAGTTCTGA
- the NUDT5 gene encoding ADP-sugar pyrophosphatase isoform X1: MENQETTASSKNSRQTVLSEELIAEGEWVKLERTTYMDPTGKTRTWETVKRTTRKGPSADGVSIIPVLQRTLHHECIVLVKQFRPPMGAYCLEFPAGLIDGDESPEAAALRELEEETGYKGDVAECSPAVCLDPGLSNCTTHIVTVTINGDDAANVRPKPKPEFVEVLSLPKNDLLQRLSALVADEQLVVDSRVYAYALALQHAHSKPFEVPFLKF; this comes from the exons ATGGAAAACCAGGAGACAACAGCTTCTTCGAAGAACTCCAGACAGACTGTTCTCTCGGAGGAG TTGATTGCAGAAGGAGAATGGGTCAAACTTGAAAGAACAACTTACATGGATCCTACGGGTAAAACGAG GACCTGGGAAACTGTGAAGCGAACCACTCGGAAGGGACCGTCGGCCGACG GCGTGTCCATCATCCCGGTGCTGCAGCGGACCCTGCACCACGAGTGCATCGTGCTGGTGAAGCAGTTCCGCCCGCCCATGGGCGCCTACTGCCTTGAGTTCCCCGCAG GCCTCATAGACGGGGATGAAAGCCCAGAAGCAGCTGCTCTccgggagctggaggaggagacgGGCTACAAAGGGGACGTTGCCGAGTGTTCTCCAG CCGTGTGTCTGGACCCGGGCCTGTCCAACTGCACCACACACATCGTCACGGTCACCATCAACGGGGACGACGCGGCCAACGTCAGGCCGAAACCGAAGCCGG AGTTTGTGGAGGTGCTCTCTCTGCCAAAGAACGACCTGCTGCAGAGGCTCAGCG cgCTGGTGGCTGACGAGCAGCTCGTGGTGGACAGCAGAGTCTACGCGTACGCCCTGGCCCTGCAGCACGCGCACTCGAAACCCTTCGAGGTGCCCTTCCTCAAGTTCTGA
- the NUDT5 gene encoding ADP-sugar pyrophosphatase isoform X6, with protein MGDGTPVPLRHCLLQRRSGLPCGGGREPVQRTWETVKRTTRKGPSADGVSIIPVLQRTLHHECIVLVKQFRPPMGAYCLEFPAGLIDGDESPEAAALRELEEETGYKGDVAECSPAVCLDPGLSNCTTHIVTVTINGDDAANVRPKPKPEFVEVLSLPKNDLLQRLSALVADEQLVVDSRVYAYALALQHAHSKPFEVPFLKF; from the exons ATGGGGGATGGGACCCCTGTCCCTCTCCGCCACTGTCTCCTTCAGCGTCGCTCGGGACTCCCCTGTGGAGGCGGCAGAGAGCCTGTGCAGAG GACCTGGGAAACTGTGAAGCGAACCACTCGGAAGGGACCGTCGGCCGACG GCGTGTCCATCATCCCGGTGCTGCAGCGGACCCTGCACCACGAGTGCATCGTGCTGGTGAAGCAGTTCCGCCCGCCCATGGGCGCCTACTGCCTTGAGTTCCCCGCAG GCCTCATAGACGGGGATGAAAGCCCAGAAGCAGCTGCTCTccgggagctggaggaggagacgGGCTACAAAGGGGACGTTGCCGAGTGTTCTCCAG CCGTGTGTCTGGACCCGGGCCTGTCCAACTGCACCACACACATCGTCACGGTCACCATCAACGGGGACGACGCGGCCAACGTCAGGCCGAAACCGAAGCCGG AGTTTGTGGAGGTGCTCTCTCTGCCAAAGAACGACCTGCTGCAGAGGCTCAGCG cgCTGGTGGCTGACGAGCAGCTCGTGGTGGACAGCAGAGTCTACGCGTACGCCCTGGCCCTGCAGCACGCGCACTCGAAACCCTTCGAGGTGCCCTTCCTCAAGTTCTGA
- the NUDT5 gene encoding ADP-sugar pyrophosphatase isoform X7: MGAYCLEFPAGLIDGDESPEAAALRELEEETGYKGDVAECSPAVCLDPGLSNCTTHIVTVTINGDDAANVRPKPKPEFVEVLSLPKNDLLQRLSALVADEQLVVDSRVYAYALALQHAHSKPFEVPFLKF; the protein is encoded by the exons ATGGGCGCCTACTGCCTTGAGTTCCCCGCAG GCCTCATAGACGGGGATGAAAGCCCAGAAGCAGCTGCTCTccgggagctggaggaggagacgGGCTACAAAGGGGACGTTGCCGAGTGTTCTCCAG CCGTGTGTCTGGACCCGGGCCTGTCCAACTGCACCACACACATCGTCACGGTCACCATCAACGGGGACGACGCGGCCAACGTCAGGCCGAAACCGAAGCCGG AGTTTGTGGAGGTGCTCTCTCTGCCAAAGAACGACCTGCTGCAGAGGCTCAGCG cgCTGGTGGCTGACGAGCAGCTCGTGGTGGACAGCAGAGTCTACGCGTACGCCCTGGCCCTGCAGCACGCGCACTCGAAACCCTTCGAGGTGCCCTTCCTCAAGTTCTGA